Proteins encoded within one genomic window of Formosa agariphila KMM 3901:
- a CDS encoding YbaB/EbfC family nucleoid-associated protein gives MFGDLMGMMGKLKETQQKVEDTKKRLNTVLVDEQSNDGKLKVTLTANREIKSIEVDESLLEDKEQLEDYLILTLNRAIEKATKINEAELGAVAKDGMPDIPGMDMFK, from the coding sequence ATGTTTGGAGACCTAATGGGCATGATGGGTAAATTAAAAGAAACCCAACAGAAAGTTGAAGATACTAAAAAGCGTTTAAATACGGTTTTAGTTGATGAGCAAAGCAACGACGGTAAATTGAAAGTTACATTAACTGCAAATAGAGAAATTAAGTCTATTGAGGTAGACGAATCGTTACTTGAAGATAAAGAACAGCTTGAAGATTATTTAATATTAACACTAAATAGAGCTATTGAAAAGGCAACTAAAATAAATGAAGCTGAATTAGGTGCTGTAGCTAAAGACGGTATGCCAGATATTCCTGGAATGGATATGTTTAAATAA